GTGATGCTCAGCAGTCAAGTGCCTTTGgagcctcctctcctcttcctgctcGAGGAATACAAAAATTACCTGGATGCTGCGAACATGTCCATGAGGGTCCGGCGCCACTCGGACCCCGCCCGCCGCGGGGAGCTGAGCGTGTGCGACAGCATCAGTGAGTGGGTGACGGCGGCGGATAAAAAGACTGCAGTGGACATGTCGGGCGGGACGGTAACGGTCCTCGAAAAGGTCCCCGTCTCGAAAGGCCAGCTGAAGCAGTACTTCTACGAGACCAAGTGCAATCCCATGGGTTACACAAAGGAGGGCTGCAGGGGCATAGACAAGAGGCATTGGAACTCCCAGTGCCGAACTACCCAGTCGTACGTGCGGGCCCTCACCATGGATAGCAAAAAGCGCATTGGCTGGCGGTTCATACGGATAGACACTTCCTGTGTATGTACATTG
The genomic region above belongs to Hippopotamus amphibius kiboko isolate mHipAmp2 chromosome 9, mHipAmp2.hap2, whole genome shotgun sequence and contains:
- the BDNF gene encoding brain-derived neurotrophic factor isoform X2, with the translated sequence MCTVPLGFLKFHQVRRVMTILFLTMVISYFGCMKAAPMKEANVRGQGSLAYPGVRTHGTLESMNGPKAGSRGLTSSLADTFEHVIEELLDEDQNIRPSEENNKDADMYTSRVMLSSQVPLEPPLLFLLEEYKNYLDAANMSMRVRRHSDPARRGELSVCDSISEWVTAADKKTAVDMSGGTVTVLEKVPVSKGQLKQYFYETKCNPMGYTKEGCRGIDKRHWNSQCRTTQSYVRALTMDSKKRIGWRFIRIDTSCVCTLTIKRGR